One Legionella lansingensis genomic region harbors:
- a CDS encoding FUSC family protein produces MRIDRLIPHTLENRAALRTAIAAVSAIFIAFALHLDRPYWAGMTVVITSNLYVGSIIDKAILRVVGTIIGVSIGFLLARMVANSLFLYLVVNLLLISVAVYYYNFSSHAYSWLLGALGAFFVVAQLAINPEEAFYIALWRPIEIGLGVLVSAAAAFCIFPNRIGDNMIKDVSLIFDSVNTLLEQLEKSLLTGTPFLEETKKSNVQLKKKIKKSIEMLGFMRREFGIKKEKIDQFRALLDLFYDLARAVTYFINVYQGVKERFEFEQEMNDVFRSMYHDLTTLEKAFFASLPTSESLQTGMAIEAFNKAIEKGSHQEEKTSPYFDILSFFQQINYIFNSLGNILILHEGVDQPKNKLISRQQQLSGDPDVIQHSLKTGLAAVLALVFWIISNWPGGINGIISSIVISIRRDLFEMKNISVHRLLGCMLGGLVALFPIGFFPLDLYTLLLILFFPIWVFSYFTFKSAKYSYIGLQANIALVICLAQAGGPPTDLSPPLERFGGIIIGIFASFLVGNILWRAHPLALFKKNIKKVFAYLTANMEALFIGKGNLYDLTHLFWLTRGLMESIDEEALKPAVHVAFSVDKKNYTQLAIMQATLSQIYRSINLENAHLFATELGIEAELRSIEQELVTLYKEEKVDKREEIKHRITDYFAAIDLVPYEGTSSKALNFLGYLRALKQLLSLCSNFRETTVL; encoded by the coding sequence GTGAGAATTGATAGACTAATACCACATACCCTTGAAAACAGGGCGGCATTACGAACGGCTATTGCAGCGGTTAGTGCAATCTTTATTGCCTTTGCCTTGCATTTAGATAGACCTTACTGGGCGGGCATGACCGTGGTCATTACTTCAAATTTGTATGTTGGTAGTATTATTGATAAAGCCATTCTACGGGTTGTTGGTACGATAATCGGGGTATCCATTGGCTTTTTGTTAGCAAGGATGGTTGCTAACAGTTTATTTCTTTACCTCGTGGTCAATTTACTTCTGATTAGTGTTGCCGTTTATTATTATAACTTTAGCTCCCATGCGTATTCTTGGCTTTTAGGTGCTTTGGGCGCTTTTTTTGTTGTTGCCCAATTGGCTATTAATCCTGAGGAGGCTTTTTACATCGCATTGTGGCGGCCGATTGAAATTGGGCTGGGTGTACTCGTTTCTGCCGCTGCCGCTTTTTGCATTTTTCCAAATCGTATTGGTGATAATATGATCAAAGATGTGTCTTTGATCTTTGATTCCGTAAATACTCTCTTAGAGCAGTTAGAGAAATCTTTGTTAACCGGAACACCCTTCTTGGAAGAAACTAAAAAAAGCAATGTGCAACTCAAGAAAAAAATAAAAAAATCAATAGAAATGTTAGGCTTTATGCGGCGTGAATTCGGTATCAAAAAGGAAAAGATCGATCAATTCCGGGCATTGCTTGATTTATTTTACGATCTAGCCCGAGCCGTTACCTATTTTATTAATGTTTATCAAGGGGTAAAAGAGCGTTTTGAATTTGAGCAAGAAATGAATGATGTTTTCAGAAGTATGTACCATGATTTAACTACTCTAGAGAAAGCCTTCTTTGCCAGTTTACCTACGTCTGAAAGCTTACAAACAGGTATGGCCATCGAGGCTTTCAATAAGGCAATAGAGAAAGGGAGTCATCAGGAGGAGAAAACCAGTCCTTATTTTGATATTTTGTCGTTCTTTCAGCAAATTAATTATATTTTCAATAGCTTAGGAAATATCCTGATTCTTCATGAGGGTGTAGACCAACCTAAAAACAAATTAATTAGCCGTCAACAACAATTAAGTGGTGATCCAGATGTCATTCAGCACAGCCTTAAAACGGGTCTTGCAGCTGTTCTGGCTCTTGTTTTTTGGATTATAAGCAACTGGCCTGGCGGTATTAATGGGATAATTAGCAGCATTGTTATTTCTATTCGCAGAGACTTATTTGAGATGAAAAATATCAGCGTGCATCGATTACTCGGATGCATGCTTGGTGGTTTGGTCGCTTTGTTTCCTATTGGTTTTTTCCCGCTTGACTTATACACCTTGCTACTTATCCTTTTTTTCCCAATTTGGGTTTTTAGTTATTTTACCTTTAAGTCCGCAAAATATAGCTATATTGGTTTACAAGCAAACATTGCTTTAGTGATTTGTTTAGCTCAAGCAGGAGGGCCGCCCACTGATCTGTCGCCTCCTTTAGAACGATTCGGGGGAATCATTATTGGTATTTTTGCTTCTTTCCTAGTTGGCAATATCTTATGGCGTGCTCACCCTTTGGCGCTCTTTAAGAAAAATATAAAAAAAGTGTTTGCTTATCTTACTGCTAACATGGAGGCTTTGTTTATTGGGAAAGGAAACTTGTATGATTTGACCCATCTGTTTTGGCTTACCCGGGGTTTGATGGAATCAATTGATGAGGAAGCACTTAAACCAGCGGTGCATGTGGCTTTCTCTGTGGATAAAAAAAATTACACGCAGTTGGCGATCATGCAAGCTACTTTGAGTCAAATTTATCGCAGTATCAATCTAGAAAATGCTCACCTTTTTGCCACCGAGCTAGGCATAGAAGCTGAACTTCGCTCTATAGAGCAGGAATTGGTCACGCTATATAAAGAAGAGAAAGTAGATAAGAGAGAGGAGATTAAACATAGAATCACAGATTATTTTGCAGCTATTGACTTAGTTCCTTATGAGGGAACCTCAAGCAAGGCGCTCAATTTTCTAGGTTACCTCAGGGCTTTGAAACAATTACTGTCTTTATGTTCTAATTTTAGAGAGACGACAGTATTGTAG
- a CDS encoding HlyD family secretion protein, translating to MIRERLAAFQYWPHLVTITILILSFGGYRYFAYHFTWSDDAYVSANIVNMAAIVEGPITKIYVVENQNVKKGDKLIEIDPRPYKYAMDKALAELNIAKLNYEIEKLAITVAKEKLEQNLSAIALSKDHYQRYRKLLTEGALPEIQVINIEARIKEQEAMVLAASQDLRIADKNFDDNAVLAAQAKYNKARYLYENTTVVASVDGYITNFNLLPGQYIKTGEGLFAVVDTSQWWVVTRYRETVIRLIKPGDKARIKLDMYPGKVFHGHVNSIGWGINRVQAGEVAPSTLAYLEATEDWIKIAQRFPVRIYIDNPSPDYPLRIGASATTITYPTR from the coding sequence ATGATTCGAGAGCGTTTAGCAGCGTTTCAATATTGGCCACATCTAGTTACGATAACCATCCTGATCTTATCTTTTGGTGGATACCGGTATTTTGCTTATCATTTTACCTGGTCTGATGACGCTTATGTTTCCGCCAATATCGTTAACATGGCTGCAATTGTTGAAGGCCCCATTACTAAAATCTATGTCGTTGAAAACCAAAACGTGAAAAAAGGCGATAAACTAATCGAGATCGACCCAAGACCATATAAATACGCGATGGATAAAGCCTTGGCCGAGCTTAACATAGCGAAATTAAACTACGAGATTGAGAAATTAGCTATAACAGTGGCGAAGGAAAAGTTAGAGCAAAATCTATCTGCAATTGCTCTAAGTAAAGATCATTATCAACGCTATCGGAAATTGCTAACGGAAGGGGCCTTACCTGAAATCCAGGTCATTAATATTGAAGCGAGAATAAAAGAGCAAGAAGCGATGGTCTTGGCTGCAAGCCAAGATCTTAGAATAGCAGATAAAAATTTTGATGATAATGCTGTTTTGGCAGCACAAGCTAAATACAATAAAGCGCGTTATCTGTATGAAAATACCACAGTGGTGGCATCCGTCGATGGATACATTACCAATTTTAATTTATTACCCGGTCAATACATAAAAACTGGTGAGGGCTTATTTGCGGTGGTTGATACAAGCCAATGGTGGGTGGTTACGCGCTATCGAGAAACCGTGATTCGGTTGATTAAACCAGGTGACAAAGCAAGAATTAAACTTGATATGTACCCAGGTAAAGTTTTTCATGGTCATGTGAACAGCATTGGTTGGGGGATCAATCGAGTGCAGGCCGGAGAAGTTGCCCCTTCCACATTGGCCTACCTGGAAGCAACTGAGGATTGGATTAAAATAGCCCAGCGCTTTCCTGTGCGGATTTACATTGATAATCCAAGTCCTGATTATCCGCTAAGAATAGGAGCTAGCGCTACCACAATAACTTATCCTACGAGGTAG
- a CDS encoding NAD-dependent malic enzyme, translating into MDYTRKVDEKGNPYLEVHVKDFALTSNPILNKGTGFSHEEREEFRLFGLLPPEESNIVEQRSRSYEAFKSKGTDLEKYIYLRDLQDSNETLYYSLLCDHITEMMPIVYTPVVGDACIHFSHIYRRPRGIFIAYPYRDRIDKILENPRFDQIKAIVVSDGERILGLGDQGAGGMGIPIGKLALYCACSGIHPSATLPVLLDTGTNNDELRKDPLYIGWRHERVRGQDYDDFIERFIQVLKKRFPHILLQWEDFALQNATRLLDRYRDELCTFNDDVQGTAAIATGTLLSAVQVTGVHLKEQRIVIVGAGTAGCGIAELIVHAMMEDGLSEKQARERIYMVDRYGLLIEGTKDLLPFQQKWVQPQKALANWVREHNDIISLKDVIKNVHPNALLGVSGQAGLFTEAIVREMAQHVKQPIIMPLSNPITHSEAVPSDLMLWTDNRAVLGTGSPFGTIVKDGKLFRVDQTNNVYIFPGMGLGLISIKAKRVTDKMFMMAAKALAACSPAKNNPKSNLLPPLTQVREVSYQVAFAVAKEAVNSGLADPMSDEDIEKCIRSHIWKPDYVPYKYKPKP; encoded by the coding sequence ATGGATTACACACGGAAAGTAGATGAAAAAGGTAACCCTTACTTGGAAGTCCATGTTAAAGATTTTGCTCTCACTTCCAATCCCATCCTCAATAAAGGCACCGGCTTCTCACATGAGGAGCGTGAGGAGTTTCGGTTATTTGGTCTTTTGCCACCAGAAGAAAGTAATATTGTCGAGCAGCGGTCTCGATCCTATGAGGCCTTCAAAAGTAAGGGAACGGATTTAGAAAAATACATCTATTTACGCGATCTGCAAGACTCTAATGAAACACTGTATTACAGCTTACTCTGCGACCATATTACTGAAATGATGCCCATTGTTTACACACCCGTCGTGGGTGATGCCTGTATACATTTCAGCCATATTTATAGACGTCCTCGTGGTATTTTCATCGCTTATCCTTACCGTGATCGTATTGATAAAATATTGGAGAATCCCCGTTTCGATCAAATCAAAGCCATCGTGGTATCTGACGGAGAACGTATCTTAGGTTTGGGTGATCAGGGGGCTGGTGGAATGGGGATTCCTATTGGCAAGTTGGCCTTGTATTGTGCTTGTTCTGGCATCCATCCTTCTGCCACCCTTCCTGTTTTACTCGACACGGGAACGAATAACGATGAGCTTCGTAAGGATCCTTTATATATAGGTTGGCGGCATGAACGGGTTCGTGGTCAAGACTATGATGATTTTATTGAACGTTTCATTCAGGTTCTAAAAAAGCGTTTCCCACATATACTCTTACAATGGGAAGATTTTGCATTGCAGAACGCAACGCGCCTATTAGACCGCTACCGCGATGAACTTTGTACGTTCAATGATGATGTTCAAGGCACTGCAGCCATTGCCACAGGAACGCTTTTATCAGCTGTACAAGTTACAGGCGTACACTTAAAAGAGCAGCGAATTGTCATTGTTGGTGCAGGCACAGCTGGTTGCGGTATCGCTGAATTGATCGTCCATGCCATGATGGAAGATGGTCTTTCTGAAAAACAAGCCAGAGAGCGTATCTACATGGTCGATCGTTATGGTTTGCTCATCGAGGGCACGAAAGACTTGCTTCCCTTCCAACAAAAATGGGTACAACCTCAAAAAGCCCTCGCCAATTGGGTTCGTGAACATAATGACATCATCAGCTTGAAAGATGTCATTAAAAATGTGCATCCAAATGCTTTGCTTGGAGTCTCAGGACAGGCTGGTTTATTTACTGAGGCGATTGTACGGGAAATGGCTCAGCATGTTAAACAACCAATCATTATGCCCCTATCTAATCCCATTACGCATAGTGAAGCTGTACCAAGCGATTTAATGCTGTGGACTGACAATCGTGCCGTTCTCGGAACGGGTAGTCCTTTTGGAACAATTGTAAAAGATGGGAAGCTATTCCGTGTCGATCAAACAAATAATGTCTACATCTTCCCTGGCATGGGACTTGGGCTTATCTCAATCAAAGCAAAACGAGTAACTGATAAAATGTTTATGATGGCGGCAAAAGCACTTGCTGCCTGTTCACCAGCCAAAAACAATCCGAAGTCAAATCTACTCCCACCACTCACACAAGTTCGTGAAGTATCCTATCAAGTAGCCTTTGCGGTAGCCAAAGAAGCCGTAAATTCTGGTCTTGCTGACCCCATGAGTGATGAAGATATTGAAAAATGCATTCGCAGTCATATTTGGAAGCCTGACTATGTGCCTTATAAATACAAACCCAAACCATAA
- a CDS encoding phthiocerol/phthiodiolone dimycocerosyl transferase family protein encodes MQKRKLGYWEALCQSGNDIFHGNGLIAAVAKFYHPQLDLKRFRQALALCQASQPLLRARIKKGAKAEQFIIDPPGATYLPFQVVGRRSDFLWESIIELELNRPPRNQDYQWRSMLLYDDTEPHYEFILIAGHNIGDGLSIAYFFDSCFKIYQDLNPIQEHPFYPPVEELLTHMDNQKTVPPSDFDATPIYYQATVPLGERVTRNLYHTFTAEQTHSLMTHCKNRGFSVNAFVNAATLLSLVKTLNQNLSTTLHTPINLRKWCQPEMPNDFFGCYVSVVTTYHPNVTVLSDINVLASNYEHQLKNVRLPGDAIFPCKYDKEDIIKAAALWKGSIDRFSMGPTVTNIGLLPFNNRYGELEWSECYFCTSRQNADIPILLNVLTLNKRLMIAFTYTEPMLDESFMRTYVNQFIPLLRIKTGTK; translated from the coding sequence ATGCAAAAAAGAAAATTAGGCTATTGGGAAGCGCTCTGCCAGTCTGGAAACGATATTTTTCATGGAAATGGCCTCATTGCAGCCGTAGCGAAGTTCTATCATCCCCAGCTTGATCTAAAACGATTTCGTCAAGCACTTGCTCTTTGTCAGGCATCACAACCTCTTCTACGAGCGAGGATAAAAAAAGGTGCTAAAGCTGAGCAATTTATTATTGATCCCCCTGGAGCAACTTATCTTCCGTTTCAAGTTGTTGGTAGACGATCGGATTTTTTATGGGAATCTATCATTGAGTTAGAATTAAATCGGCCTCCACGCAATCAAGATTATCAGTGGCGATCAATGTTGTTATACGATGACACTGAACCGCATTATGAATTTATTTTGATCGCTGGTCATAATATTGGTGATGGGTTATCCATTGCTTATTTTTTCGATAGTTGCTTTAAAATTTACCAAGATCTCAACCCAATCCAAGAACATCCCTTTTATCCTCCTGTAGAGGAACTTTTAACACACATGGATAATCAAAAGACCGTTCCTCCGTCTGATTTTGACGCTACGCCGATTTATTACCAAGCAACAGTTCCTTTAGGTGAACGCGTCACCAGAAACCTCTACCATACCTTTACAGCCGAACAGACTCACTCCCTAATGACTCATTGTAAAAACAGGGGATTTTCTGTCAATGCGTTTGTCAATGCAGCAACTCTACTAAGTTTGGTTAAAACATTAAACCAAAACCTGTCAACAACACTGCATACTCCCATCAATTTGCGAAAATGGTGTCAACCAGAGATGCCAAATGATTTTTTCGGCTGTTACGTCTCTGTAGTCACGACTTACCATCCAAATGTGACTGTATTGAGTGACATTAATGTTCTCGCTTCCAATTATGAACACCAGCTAAAAAATGTACGTCTACCGGGCGATGCCATCTTCCCCTGCAAGTATGATAAAGAGGATATTATCAAGGCAGCTGCTTTATGGAAGGGAAGTATCGATCGTTTCTCCATGGGACCAACGGTAACCAACATCGGCCTACTTCCTTTTAACAATCGATACGGAGAATTGGAGTGGTCTGAGTGCTACTTTTGTACATCGCGACAAAATGCCGATATCCCCATTCTTTTAAATGTTCTAACTCTAAACAAGAGGTTAATGATTGCCTTTACTTACACTGAGCCCATGCTAGATGAATCGTTTATGCGCACCTATGTCAATCAATTTATCCCCTTGCTGCGAATAAAAACCGGGACAAAATAA
- a CDS encoding cyclic nucleotide-binding domain-containing protein, translating to MVNTFPGINNRNQIKILLGKLENSILGKYLTQSELDILIQHSKLSEFVSGDIILKQGEETDSIYIIIEGQVSLIARTMIQGSTNIETLGPGSFLGEICFIEKVPCPFSVIAKTHVKCLVINDTYFELLSAYPEIKYKLLETLSRQVCDRLQRIHNKVTECITNSDMVSLSFLGKVVSTFNQPKQITFEGANLSKEQMMQKPIFKLFDNDELEMLFARMELLEASKNCKLIYEGEKRASCYIVLLGAVQSSIAHDNKLAKLSVIGPGTLFAGVACVDADYPYTITFTTCEQAILLKITDTLLADIQKEKPQLWYKLFTLICTSLVALEKSIDKLDIRLHIEAYNR from the coding sequence ATGGTTAACACGTTTCCAGGAATAAACAACCGTAATCAAATAAAGATATTGCTTGGTAAATTGGAGAATAGCATATTAGGGAAATATCTAACACAAAGTGAATTAGATATTTTAATTCAACATAGCAAGCTTAGTGAATTTGTATCCGGTGACATTATCCTTAAGCAAGGGGAAGAGACGGATAGCATTTATATTATCATTGAAGGCCAGGTTAGCTTGATAGCCCGCACTATGATACAAGGGAGCACTAATATTGAGACGCTTGGGCCTGGTAGTTTTTTGGGCGAAATTTGTTTTATCGAAAAAGTCCCTTGTCCCTTCTCTGTTATTGCAAAAACTCACGTAAAATGTCTGGTTATTAACGACACATACTTTGAGCTGTTATCGGCTTATCCAGAAATTAAATATAAGCTTCTAGAGACACTTTCACGCCAGGTATGTGATCGCCTGCAACGTATCCATAACAAAGTGACTGAGTGTATCACCAATTCCGACATGGTGAGTTTGTCCTTTTTGGGAAAAGTAGTCTCTACTTTCAATCAACCCAAGCAAATCACGTTTGAAGGAGCGAACTTAAGTAAAGAACAAATGATGCAGAAACCCATCTTTAAGTTATTTGATAACGATGAGCTCGAAATGTTGTTTGCACGTATGGAACTGTTGGAGGCATCTAAAAACTGCAAATTAATTTATGAAGGGGAAAAAAGAGCTTCTTGTTATATTGTTCTTCTTGGTGCTGTCCAATCAAGCATAGCTCATGATAATAAATTGGCCAAGTTGTCTGTTATAGGCCCTGGAACCCTGTTTGCCGGGGTGGCGTGTGTGGATGCCGATTACCCCTATACCATTACCTTTACTACCTGCGAACAGGCCATCTTATTAAAAATAACAGATACTCTGCTAGCAGATATTCAAAAAGAGAAACCCCAACTCTGGTATAAGTTGTTTACTTTAATTTGCACATCCTTAGTTGCTTTAGAAAAATCTATTGATAAGTTGGATATTCGGCTTCATATTGAAGCCTATAACCGGTAA
- a CDS encoding class II glutamine amidotransferase has translation MCRILSYLGKPILIEELLYKPDNSFIKQSYHPKYMSHLLNLAGFGLAAWDETSHNPKFPHLYKTPQLPFYDENLKNLASKISPHCLLAHLRGVSYHDRQIISNQNVHPFVFPSSNVALAHNGALSHFALMRYDLLEYVNSDYRKDITGTTDSEWIYAIFLSQLPSPVGNYGIEEITTAITETLKILQRVRYKKNIKINSPVNLFISNGEFIAATRFVLDYGWQPADVVPNTHLSYHSLWYTYGESYGYYDNEYKMKGSHVKSSIIIASEPLTEDTTTWLEVPEYTLIIARHEDNEIKIISQDINI, from the coding sequence ATGTGCAGAATATTATCTTATCTCGGCAAACCAATTTTGATTGAAGAATTACTATATAAGCCTGATAACTCGTTTATTAAGCAAAGCTATCATCCTAAGTACATGTCTCATTTGCTTAATCTAGCAGGCTTTGGTCTTGCAGCTTGGGATGAGACATCACATAACCCTAAATTCCCTCATTTATATAAGACCCCTCAACTGCCTTTTTATGATGAAAATTTAAAAAATTTAGCTTCGAAAATTTCACCTCATTGCCTTTTGGCTCATTTACGTGGAGTTTCATATCATGATAGACAGATTATCTCTAATCAGAATGTACATCCTTTTGTATTCCCCAGCTCCAATGTAGCCTTAGCACATAACGGTGCTTTAAGTCATTTTGCTCTTATGCGCTATGATCTCTTAGAGTATGTCAATTCAGACTATAGGAAAGACATTACTGGTACCACGGATAGTGAATGGATCTATGCCATTTTCCTATCTCAACTACCTAGTCCAGTAGGGAATTACGGAATTGAAGAAATTACAACAGCCATTACTGAAACATTAAAAATCCTTCAGCGTGTACGTTATAAAAAGAACATCAAAATCAATTCACCAGTCAATTTATTTATTAGCAACGGTGAATTTATCGCCGCGACGCGCTTTGTATTGGATTATGGCTGGCAACCAGCAGATGTTGTGCCAAACACGCATTTAAGTTATCACTCCCTATGGTATACCTATGGTGAGAGTTATGGCTATTACGATAATGAATATAAAATGAAAGGTAGTCATGTAAAATCGAGCATTATCATTGCCTCCGAGCCCTTAACCGAGGACACCACGACATGGCTCGAAGTCCCTGAGTACACCCTGATCATCGCTCGTCATGAAGATAATGAAATCAAGATCATTTCTCAGGACATTAATATTTAA
- the hisC gene encoding histidinol-phosphate transaminase, whose translation MSCDYHLLPHPGIQSLKPYIPGKPIEALTREQGIQDIIKLASNENFLGCSAKAQEALARISPVKIASYPSPMNHPLYQKLCEKLGISTDMLILNNGSDALFSLILTTFALYSGKQMVTHEQAFISYHLQAQILGIPFKKIPLLSNWYPDIDAMIAASQKKTALVFLANPNNPTGILIELKDVKRLLTQVPADTIVVLDEAYHEYAYPHGDKASIELLHQYPNLIITRTFSKAYGLAGLRLGYAISSPEITKLLLRVTPPFAVNQAALEAANAALDDEDFVRHTLDLTAKGLHQLQSGLNTLNVGYLPSHCNFITFDCKTNAMPIYEGLLRQGVIVRPLDAYNLPNHLRVTTGNTAQNTRFLDSLARCLKTLT comes from the coding sequence TTGTCCTGTGACTATCACCTTCTACCCCATCCCGGCATTCAGTCTCTCAAACCTTACATACCCGGTAAACCAATTGAAGCTTTGACACGCGAGCAAGGCATACAAGATATTATTAAACTCGCCAGTAATGAAAATTTCTTAGGATGTAGCGCCAAAGCTCAAGAAGCCCTGGCTCGAATTTCACCGGTTAAGATCGCAAGTTACCCTTCTCCTATGAACCATCCCTTATATCAAAAATTGTGTGAGAAATTAGGCATCTCTACAGACATGCTTATCTTGAATAATGGTTCCGATGCTTTATTTTCTCTCATCTTAACCACATTTGCTTTATATAGTGGCAAGCAAATGGTAACGCATGAACAGGCGTTTATCTCCTACCACTTGCAAGCACAAATCTTGGGCATACCCTTTAAAAAAATCCCCTTACTAAGCAATTGGTACCCTGATATCGATGCCATGATTGCAGCTAGTCAAAAAAAAACAGCCTTGGTGTTTTTAGCGAATCCCAATAATCCCACAGGGATACTTATTGAACTCAAGGACGTGAAGCGACTTTTAACTCAGGTCCCTGCGGATACCATCGTGGTCCTTGATGAAGCCTATCATGAATATGCTTATCCACACGGAGATAAAGCCAGTATTGAACTCTTGCACCAATACCCTAATCTGATTATTACTCGTACTTTCTCAAAAGCCTACGGGCTTGCTGGGTTGCGGTTAGGGTATGCTATCTCCAGCCCGGAGATCACTAAGCTTTTATTGCGAGTCACCCCCCCCTTTGCAGTCAATCAAGCAGCCCTTGAAGCAGCAAACGCTGCCCTTGATGATGAAGATTTTGTGCGACACACCCTTGATTTAACTGCGAAAGGTTTGCACCAATTGCAATCAGGCTTGAATACCTTAAACGTGGGGTATCTACCTTCGCATTGTAATTTTATTACCTTTGATTGCAAAACAAATGCCATGCCCATTTATGAAGGCTTATTACGACAAGGAGTGATTGTTCGCCCACTTGATGCCTACAACTTACCTAATCACTTACGTGTAACCACGGGAAATACTGCTCAAAACACCCGCTTTCTTGATAGTCTTGCCCGATGTCTAAAGACCCTAACCTAA
- a CDS encoding 4a-hydroxytetrahydrobiopterin dehydratase, with the protein MKTDLSQKHCESCEGIGKPLTAEQINHLMPQLDNNWKVQSDNKEIKRSFSFANFYETMAFVNAIAWIANTENHHPDLEIGYNYCHVRFMTHALKGLSHNDFICAAKIDALLQ; encoded by the coding sequence GTGAAAACCGATTTAAGTCAAAAACATTGTGAATCTTGTGAAGGAATAGGAAAGCCATTAACTGCTGAACAAATTAATCATTTGATGCCGCAATTGGATAACAATTGGAAAGTACAGAGTGACAATAAGGAAATCAAACGCTCTTTTAGTTTTGCCAATTTTTATGAGACTATGGCCTTTGTTAATGCAATTGCCTGGATTGCCAATACTGAAAATCATCACCCTGACTTGGAAATCGGCTACAACTACTGCCATGTCCGTTTCATGACACATGCCCTGAAAGGCTTATCCCACAATGATTTTATTTGTGCTGCCAAGATTGACGCACTGTTGCAGTAA
- the secF gene encoding protein translocase subunit SecF, producing the protein MEFFNPNSKIDFMGARKWTALLSAIIFIVSILALLINGLKWGLDFTGGTQIEVSYPQAANLEVMRENLYKAGFKEAQVISYGTSKDVLISIAPRADVDQTKLVDTVMQQLPGATKQRVDFVGPQVGQELATKGALAVLVALLATMIYIGMRFEYRLAVSSAVALIHDPILILGIFAMFGIEFDLKALAGLLAVIGYSLNDTIVVFDRVRENFVKIRRATPLEIMNISINQTLSRTIMTSMLTLFVVVALFIYGGETIRGFSLALIIGIVVGTYSSIYVAGALAVAMGLDRKDFLPSQRKEIDDRP; encoded by the coding sequence ATGGAATTTTTTAATCCCAATTCAAAAATAGACTTCATGGGGGCGCGTAAGTGGACCGCCCTGCTGTCTGCAATTATTTTTATAGTATCAATCCTTGCCTTGCTTATAAACGGTTTAAAATGGGGTTTAGACTTCACGGGAGGAACACAAATAGAGGTTTCCTATCCACAAGCGGCCAATTTAGAAGTCATGCGTGAAAACCTCTACAAAGCAGGTTTTAAGGAAGCACAAGTCATCAGTTATGGCACTTCAAAAGATGTTTTGATTAGCATTGCTCCTCGTGCTGATGTTGACCAAACCAAATTAGTTGACACTGTCATGCAACAACTTCCAGGTGCAACTAAACAACGAGTTGATTTTGTTGGACCACAGGTGGGTCAAGAATTGGCAACTAAGGGTGCCTTGGCTGTTCTTGTTGCTTTGTTGGCAACAATGATTTACATTGGCATGCGCTTTGAGTACCGCTTGGCCGTCAGTTCAGCCGTGGCTTTAATTCACGATCCGATATTGATCCTTGGTATATTTGCCATGTTTGGAATCGAGTTTGATTTAAAAGCCTTAGCAGGTTTGCTCGCTGTCATTGGTTATTCGTTAAATGATACCATTGTTGTTTTTGATCGTGTTCGCGAAAACTTCGTTAAGATTCGCCGAGCAACTCCCCTGGAGATTATGAATATCTCCATCAACCAAACGTTGTCACGAACCATCATGACCTCAATGCTAACGCTGTTTGTGGTTGTGGCTTTGTTTATCTATGGTGGGGAAACCATTCGCGGATTCTCATTAGCTTTAATCATCGGTATCGTTGTTGGTACCTACTCATCTATCTATGTTGCTGGAGCATTAGCCGTGGCTATGGGGCTGGATAGAAAAGATTTTCTCCCCAGTCAGCGTAAGGAAATTGACGATAGACCCTAG